One genomic segment of Prochlorococcus marinus str. MIT 0919 includes these proteins:
- a CDS encoding NAD(P)H-quinone oxidoreductase subunit L: MVVSQIANNPLIILGAYLFIGFLYLVAIPLFLYFWMDTRWNFMNKFERLAIYSLVFLFFPGLILFAPFLNLRIRGQGEI; encoded by the coding sequence CCAACAACCCTTTAATTATCTTGGGAGCCTATCTATTTATAGGATTTTTGTATTTGGTTGCAATCCCATTATTTCTTTATTTTTGGATGGACACAAGGTGGAATTTTATGAATAAGTTTGAGAGGTTAGCCATTTATTCTTTAGTGTTTCTATTTTTCCCAGGTTTAATACTGTTTGCTCCGTTTTTGAATCTTAGGATTCGTGGGCAAGGGGAGATTTAG
- a CDS encoding DUF3007 family protein codes for MTRANVIQLGFLVFALGATAYVSLLAFGIDGFNAGLFSETLLLILLVGWISSYFFRVFQGKMTFMEQRKRYREAYEQLANREVQEKFDSMSEEEQKKLINQLEIDNN; via the coding sequence TTGACTCGTGCCAATGTTATTCAACTAGGTTTTCTAGTATTTGCCTTAGGCGCAACGGCTTATGTAAGTCTGCTTGCTTTTGGAATTGATGGCTTTAATGCTGGATTATTCTCTGAGACTTTGCTTCTCATTTTGCTTGTAGGGTGGATAAGTTCTTACTTTTTTCGAGTTTTTCAAGGAAAAATGACGTTTATGGAGCAGCGTAAACGCTATAGAGAAGCTTATGAGCAGTTAGCTAATCGTGAAGTTCAAGAAAAATTTGATTCAATGTCTGAGGAAGAGCAGAAGAAATTAATAAATCAGCTTGAAATTGATAACAATTGA
- the trpA gene encoding tryptophan synthase subunit alpha codes for MHCSSINRCFSRLKNEGRTALMPFVMAGDPDLKTSAEILLRLQEKGADIIELGIPYSDPLADGPIIQLAASRALSSGTSPGKVLEMLANLQGKLTIPVVLFTYSNPLLNLGMENFCKVASESGAAGLVVPDLPLEEADKLSPIAFANGLDLVLLVAPTTPPERMKRISNKSKGFTYLVSVTGVTGERSGLESRVQSLISQLREFGSNPIAVGFGISEPKHISQVRSWGADGAIVGSALVKRISNAKYDKAVDVAGEFCNELRKAADS; via the coding sequence ATGCATTGCTCAAGCATTAATAGATGCTTTTCACGGTTAAAAAATGAAGGGCGAACAGCCTTAATGCCTTTCGTTATGGCTGGTGACCCTGACTTGAAAACCTCTGCAGAAATTTTGCTGAGATTACAAGAAAAAGGAGCAGATATAATTGAGTTAGGGATTCCTTATAGCGACCCACTTGCTGATGGTCCAATAATTCAGTTAGCAGCTTCACGAGCACTTTCTTCAGGCACATCCCCTGGGAAGGTTCTTGAAATGTTGGCAAACCTACAAGGCAAGCTAACCATTCCAGTCGTACTTTTTACTTATAGCAACCCTTTGTTGAATTTGGGGATGGAAAATTTTTGTAAAGTAGCCTCAGAATCAGGAGCGGCAGGATTAGTTGTACCTGATTTGCCTTTGGAAGAAGCAGATAAATTATCTCCAATTGCTTTTGCCAACGGGCTGGATTTAGTACTTCTAGTTGCACCTACTACACCTCCTGAGAGGATGAAAAGGATCTCAAATAAGAGTAAAGGCTTTACTTATCTTGTAAGTGTTACGGGGGTAACTGGAGAACGTTCTGGTTTGGAGAGTCGTGTGCAGTCTCTTATTAGCCAATTAAGGGAATTTGGATCTAACCCTATAGCAGTTGGATTTGGGATTTCTGAACCTAAGCATATTTCTCAGGTTAGGAGTTGGGGTGCCGATGGAGCAATAGTAGGTAGTGCTTTGGTTAAAAGAATTTCAAATGCTAAATATGACAAGGCAGTTGATGTAGCAGGGGAGTTTTGTAATGAACTTCGAAAAGCGGCTGACTCATAG
- a CDS encoding YciI family protein, translating to MELFVLYGRYCENALEKRVPFRKEHLERLGKLKKEGTIITLGPTKCNKYVFGIFKSTSLEEVRTILENDIYYKKGIWISLDIYSWIQAF from the coding sequence ATGGAACTATTTGTACTTTATGGTAGATACTGTGAAAACGCGCTTGAAAAGCGAGTCCCTTTTCGAAAAGAGCACCTTGAAAGACTTGGCAAGTTAAAGAAAGAAGGAACAATTATTACACTAGGCCCAACAAAATGTAATAAATATGTTTTTGGAATTTTCAAATCTACTTCTCTTGAAGAAGTCAGAACAATCTTAGAAAATGATATTTACTATAAAAAAGGTATTTGGATATCCTTAGATATTTATTCTTGGATCCAAGCTTTTTGA
- a CDS encoding c-type cytochrome, with amino-acid sequence MKALLIVSLIFFSIISIPCKISALDSNKGESLFMQHCAGCHINGGNVIRRNKTLKIKDLQRNKLDNIENIAQVAREGVGIMSGYEEVLGPEGDILVAEWVLSKAQKAWIQE; translated from the coding sequence ATGAAAGCACTTTTAATTGTATCTTTAATATTTTTTTCAATAATTTCTATACCTTGCAAAATTTCTGCTCTTGATAGCAATAAAGGAGAAAGTCTTTTTATGCAACATTGCGCAGGTTGTCATATTAATGGCGGGAATGTAATTAGAAGGAATAAAACATTAAAAATAAAAGACTTACAGCGAAACAAACTTGATAATATCGAGAATATTGCCCAAGTAGCAAGAGAAGGGGTGGGAATAATGAGTGGTTACGAGGAAGTTCTTGGTCCAGAAGGAGATATTCTAGTTGCAGAATGGGTATTATCTAAAGCTCAAAAAGCTTGGATCCAAGAATAA
- a CDS encoding YkvA family protein — MSQKNNFNQEVLEAEVIDSSVIDEGAFRKVLNKAGRIIAKPAIEAFEMVLADSTPPQARVSLIAALTYLIMPIDLMPDIIPVAGFSDDLVALTAVISLWSQHMTPSIKDRARQRLDAWFPL, encoded by the coding sequence ATGTCTCAAAAAAACAATTTTAATCAAGAAGTTTTAGAAGCCGAGGTAATTGACAGCTCTGTAATTGATGAAGGGGCTTTCAGAAAAGTACTCAATAAAGCAGGAAGAATAATAGCTAAACCAGCCATAGAAGCATTTGAAATGGTTCTTGCTGATTCAACACCTCCACAAGCCAGAGTTTCATTAATCGCTGCGCTAACTTATTTAATAATGCCAATTGATTTAATGCCAGACATAATTCCTGTTGCAGGCTTTAGTGATGATTTAGTTGCATTAACAGCAGTAATAAGTCTATGGAGCCAGCATATGACTCCTTCAATAAAAGATCGAGCTCGTCAGAGACTCGATGCTTGGTTCCCCTTATAA
- a CDS encoding sigma-70 family RNA polymerase sigma factor: protein MVSSLSDFLGEIGRHHLLTPEEELTMGRKVQAMVALNERCNLAGGKGPACDYTDIERRTIRQGERAKNQMITSNLRLVVNLAKRYQGKGLDLLDLIQEGTLGLTRAVEKYDPKRGHRFSTYAYWWIRQGLNRALSTQSRTIRIPVNINEKLTKLRAAKSHLMQANGLPPSADLLAKKMHLQKEEVEELLQCELRSITVSLQGVVQSKSDPSELGDVLPSEEIPPMEVAELAERNDSAWSLLDKANLTPKERTIVSLRFGLDGSNEWRTLAEVAKHMNCSREYCRQVVQRALRKLRKTGIQTGLVEINQ, encoded by the coding sequence ATCGTGAGCTCATTAAGTGACTTTCTTGGAGAAATCGGACGTCATCATCTACTAACACCTGAAGAAGAACTCACAATGGGGAGAAAAGTTCAGGCAATGGTTGCTCTTAATGAGAGATGCAACTTGGCAGGAGGCAAAGGACCAGCTTGTGACTATACAGATATTGAACGAAGAACTATTAGACAGGGAGAAAGAGCAAAGAATCAAATGATCACGTCGAATTTAAGACTTGTAGTCAATTTAGCGAAAAGATACCAAGGTAAAGGACTTGACTTACTTGACCTAATACAAGAAGGGACGCTTGGTCTTACTAGAGCGGTTGAAAAATATGATCCCAAGAGAGGACATCGCTTTTCAACTTATGCATACTGGTGGATTAGACAAGGTCTTAATAGAGCCCTTTCTACGCAAAGCAGGACGATCAGAATACCGGTAAATATCAATGAAAAGCTAACCAAGCTTAGAGCTGCAAAATCCCATTTAATGCAAGCCAATGGACTTCCACCATCCGCTGATTTACTTGCAAAAAAAATGCATCTCCAAAAAGAGGAAGTCGAAGAGCTACTGCAATGTGAACTTAGAAGTATCACGGTAAGTCTTCAGGGAGTTGTTCAATCAAAATCTGATCCTTCCGAATTAGGCGATGTACTTCCTAGTGAAGAAATACCTCCTATGGAAGTGGCTGAATTAGCAGAAAGGAATGATTCAGCCTGGTCATTACTAGACAAAGCCAATCTCACGCCTAAAGAAAGAACTATTGTTAGTCTTCGTTTTGGTCTTGATGGAAGCAATGAGTGGCGTACTTTGGCAGAGGTTGCAAAACACATGAATTGTAGTAGAGAATATTGTAGGCAAGTTGTACAAAGAGCTCTTAGAAAACTCCGCAAAACTGGCATCCAAACTGGTCTTGTTGAAATCAACCAATGA
- the hisIE gene encoding bifunctional phosphoribosyl-AMP cyclohydrolase/phosphoribosyl-ATP diphosphatase HisIE, whose translation MTQTSKDFINQLRFNENGLIPAIAQDWLDGAILMMAWMNKHSLEETIRTGEVHYWSRSRDKLWRKGETSGHIQNVKDIRYDCDADSLLLTIEQVGLISCHKGARSCFFQSEKTPSLDKEIFLPPPTDSCSEVFKIIKQRCLSPEEGSYTNILLEGGDNKILKKIGEESVEFVMACKDNNKNDIANEAADLIYHLQVALASHDVNWRDVLEVLALRRATK comes from the coding sequence ATGACGCAAACGAGCAAAGATTTCATAAACCAGCTTCGTTTTAATGAAAACGGACTTATACCTGCTATTGCCCAAGACTGGCTAGATGGAGCCATTTTAATGATGGCTTGGATGAACAAGCATTCACTAGAAGAAACCATTAGGACGGGAGAAGTACATTACTGGAGTCGTTCAAGAGACAAATTATGGCGGAAAGGTGAAACCAGTGGGCACATCCAAAATGTCAAAGATATTAGATATGACTGTGATGCAGATAGCTTACTTCTCACTATTGAACAAGTCGGGTTGATTTCTTGTCACAAGGGGGCAAGATCTTGCTTCTTTCAAAGTGAAAAAACTCCTTCTTTGGATAAAGAAATTTTCTTACCACCACCAACAGATTCTTGCAGCGAGGTTTTCAAAATAATTAAACAAAGATGCTTAAGTCCTGAGGAAGGTAGCTACACAAATATTCTTCTAGAAGGAGGGGATAATAAAATCCTGAAGAAGATTGGAGAAGAGAGTGTGGAGTTCGTAATGGCGTGCAAAGACAACAACAAAAACGATATTGCGAATGAAGCAGCAGACTTGATATACCATTTACAAGTTGCACTTGCATCTCATGATGTTAACTGGAGAGATGTTCTTGAAGTATTGGCTCTGAGAAGGGCTACAAAATAA